The region aatccatTCTAGTTTGGACGTTTTTTTTATATAAAACGGGGGGGGGTGTCTCCCCAGCACAGTACATCACAGGGAGACTCAACATTACACGTATACCGTGACGTCATCATGAAGTCTGTACTTTGGGACACTCCCATAAGCAGTGTGTAAGTGTACCATGAGCACCCCCACCTCTCCGGCACCTTTTCTTTCATCTTTacattaacgtgtgtgtgtgtgtgggggggggtcccctattTTGCATGTGATCGGATGAGGTGTAAAACGAAGAAGGTTTTTCTGTGTTGCGTTTCAAGGGGCTGGATAGCCCTAAATAAGTAGTCACGTTAAATTTCAAGGCACATCctcaacaaagaagaagaaacgaATAAGTGGACCGTCCTCACATGCAGGACTTTTTTGCTGAGTTACATAAGATTATTTCCCATTCCTATCAGTAAGAGTCTGATTTGGGTTGAGCTCACAGGTCTTTTCAAAACTGAGGCGTGTCCCAGGTGTAGTGTTAGCACCGACTAGTACTGCCTCATGTCCTCCTCCAAAAGCCGTGAAGGTTGCTTTAAGAGGCCAGCCTCTGTTGACTGGAGGTGAAGTTTATTTACGGTGTGTGGCTGTTCATTCTGACACCCGGGATCACATCCACGCCGGGGCCAGGCGGGGCCAGGCCGGGGCCAGGCCGGGGCTACGCCGGGGCCAGGCGGGAGCCACGCCGGGGCCATGCCGGGGTCAGGCCGGGGCCATGCCGGGGGCCATGCCGGGGTCACGCCGGGGCCACGCCGGGGCCCGGCGTGCGGGGCCATCGAGCGCAGGGTTCCCTAGTTAGTCCTCCCCAAGGCCCAAATCATGtcgtgcatgccaagccaagggccaaaatgtcCGAGGCTTTCagtccctctcagaaacctgAGAAATAACTGGTTTAAATGAGAGGACGTGaggtgttttttcttctttctttttttttttttttttttagtagagACATTCTGGTCCCTCACTATTCCAgtgggtggcggtaatgcgccaaatcgtggtttgccaaccgccaataaaccttAAAAAGCAGGAAGAAGTTTTCCCAGGCAGGCGGGCCGGCGGACAGGAGTCTgccctacgtgtgtgtgtctatgggaGTCTgccctacgtgtgtgtgtctatgggaGTCTGCTACACAGGGGAGCGTCCGGTTGTGTCGCTGCTCGTTTGCAATCTAGTTTCCGGGCCTGAAGGACCAGCTTCCGCTTCTTATGGGTTGTTTCCCGTCCCGTCGGGCCGATGCAGGCCTGCTTCTGTGAGCACGACAGTAGGCTGGTGTTGACGGTAGGTAGTCCGCGCGCGTGACGCCGCGTGTGCAGGGTGAGGTGGCCTGCCTGCTGGACTTGCGGACTTGCGAGGTGTAGACAGGCTCCCGGCTCAGCTGGCGGCCTCTGACATGAAGCCAGAATACCGGGACCTCATTCTGGAGGCGTGCGGCGCGTCCGCGCTGTGCGTAGGCGACAAAATGCAGACCTTGTGGAGCGGCTACGGGGAAATAGTCCGGGTCCACCTGCAGGGCGGCGGCCGGGCCTCGGTAGTGGTCAAGCACGTCAGGTTCCCAGAGGACTCCGCGAACCCCCGTTCCCACGGCCGTAAGGTGAGGTCGTATCAGGTAGAGACACACTGGTACCAGAACTACTCCACCAACCAGGCCTGCCGGATCCCTGCGTGTCTGGCCACCCGCCGCTTTGGAGACGAGATGCTGATGGTGCTGGAGGACCTGGACGCTGCCGGCTTTGATCAGAGGAGGTACCGCTATACTGTCAGAACCATGGCTTAGATTTCCCCCTGGGCTTGGCTCGCCCAGCCTTTAAATCCCCCCACAGGCGGAGTCTTCTGTCCCCGCATGGCGTCATGTGTCCCCGCATGGAGTCATGTGTCCCCGCATGGAGTTATCTGTCCCCGCATGGCGTCATCTGTCCCCGCATGGCGTCATCTGTCCCCGCATGGCGTCATGTGTCCCCGCATGGCGTTATCTGTCCCCGCATGGCGTTATCTGTCCCCGCATGGCGTCATCTGTCCCCGTATGGTGTCATGTGTCCCCGCATGGTGTTATCTGTCCCCGCATGGAGTCATGTATCCCCGCATGGTGTCATGTGTCCCCGCATGGCGTCATGTGTCCCCGCATGGCGTCATCTGTCCCCGCATGGCGTCATGTGTCCCCGCATGGCGTCATCTGTCCCCGCATGGCGTCTTCTGTCCCCGCATGGCGTCATGTGTCCCCTCATGGCATCATGTGTCCCCGCATGGCGTCATCTGTCCCCGCATGACGTCATGTGTCCCCGCATGGCGTCATCTGTCCCCGCATGGCGTCTTCTGTCCCCGCATGGCGTCGGGCTGCCTAGTCCTCTCATTTAACGCCAGTTAATGACCCTTTATGTCTATCGTTTGATAGCCTTCGTCAAGATATTCCAGCATCTCCTTTCCTTAAGTATCAGCAAGTATCAGCTTTCTATTTCTCAGCATTTCCCAGACGTCCCCCTGAAGACCCCTCCCTCATCATATCATCAGTCAGAACTTGGCAGAAATAACTGGCCCATTTGAGAAACCCCTCCTCTCAAAGTATTACAGTGTGCATAATCCAAAGCATTGACCCGCGGACTAGGATTTGAATTAAGGAGGCCTGGAAACATGCTATATGACTAGAGATTCCCAGAGAAGTCCGAGATGAATTCCGTGTTCACACTGACAATGTAGTTCCCACTCTGGATAATCCTTCTTTTTTTATTAGCGAATTGATTAATTTCTTTTTTATTATAAAAAAAGCAAAGTTTTGCTTCATAACTAACAGTTGTTTTTTGCTTAAAGGTCCAATGTGAATGATGGAGAGATGAGGGCATGCCTCAGGTGGCTTGCCCACTTTCATGCCCTCTTTTTGGGGGTGACACCAGAGGGACTATGGCCTATCGGTACCTACTGGCATCTGGAGACACGGCCGGATGAGCTGGAGGCCATGGATGATGCAGAGCTCAAAGCAGCAGCTGCTGAGATCGACAGGATCCTCAATGACTGCACCTTCAAGACCATTGTGCACGGGGACGCCAAGTTAGCCAACTTTTGTTtttccagatgtggacagcatgTGGCAGCTGTAGACTTTCAGTATGTCGGAGGGGGCTGTGGGATTAAAGATATCATTTACTATTTAGGAAGCTGCATGGCGGAGAAGGAGTGTGAAGAGATGGTACCGGGCTTACTGGACTACTATTTCACTGAACTCAGGTCATCtgtgaacaaagaggtggactttGCGGCCCTGGAGGCAGAGTGGAGGGAGATGTTTGTGTTTGCCTGGACAGACTTCCATCGTTTCCTGCTGGGCTGGATGCCTGGACACTGGAAGATCAACAGCTACAGCAAAAAGCTGACGAGAGAGGTACTGCAAAAGCTGAAAAGGTGACTCCCAAAAAATGTCGCCGAGAGGCAGCAGTTTGACCGGAAAGCTGC is a window of Lampris incognitus isolate fLamInc1 chromosome 9, fLamInc1.hap2, whole genome shotgun sequence DNA encoding:
- the pkdc gene encoding uncharacterized protein pkdc codes for the protein MKPEYRDLILEACGASALCVGDKMQTLWSGYGEIVRVHLQGGGRASVVVKHVRFPEDSANPRSHGRKVRSYQVETHWYQNYSTNQACRIPACLATRRFGDEMLMVLEDLDAAGFDQRRSNVNDGEMRACLRWLAHFHALFLGVTPEGLWPIGTYWHLETRPDELEAMDDAELKAAAAEIDRILNDCTFKTIVHGDAKLANFCFSRCGQHVAAVDFQYVGGGCGIKDIIYYLGSCMAEKECEEMVPGLLDYYFTELRSSVNKEVDFAALEAEWREMFVFAWTDFHRFLLGWMPGHWKINSYSKKLTREVLQKLKR